One segment of Rhodanobacter thiooxydans DNA contains the following:
- a CDS encoding ABC transporter permease — protein MSSNAAANLVALNTIVRREIVRIMRIWTQTLIPPAITMTLYFVIFGKLIGSRIGTIQGGFTYMQYIVPGLVMMSIITNSYGNISSSFFGAKFSRAVEEMLVSPMPNWVILTGYVAGAVVRGLVVGVLVLLIALFFTDLHVMHPLITFASVLLGATIFSLAGFVNAVYAKKFDDIALVPTFILTPLTYLGGVFYSINMLGEPWQAISRANPILYMVNAFRYGVLGISDVHVGWAFVVMLGFVAALSVVALQLLKRGVGLRS, from the coding sequence ATGAGCAGCAATGCCGCCGCCAACCTGGTCGCCCTCAACACCATCGTGCGCCGCGAGATCGTGCGCATCATGCGCATCTGGACGCAGACGCTGATCCCGCCGGCGATCACCATGACGCTGTACTTCGTGATCTTCGGCAAGCTGATCGGCAGCCGCATCGGCACCATCCAGGGCGGCTTCACCTACATGCAGTACATCGTGCCGGGCCTGGTGATGATGAGCATCATCACCAACAGCTACGGCAACATCTCCAGCTCGTTCTTCGGCGCCAAGTTCAGCCGCGCGGTGGAGGAGATGCTGGTGTCGCCGATGCCGAACTGGGTGATCCTGACCGGCTACGTCGCCGGCGCGGTGGTGCGCGGGCTGGTGGTCGGCGTGCTGGTGCTGCTGATCGCGTTGTTCTTCACCGACCTGCACGTGATGCACCCGCTGATCACGTTCGCCTCGGTGCTGCTGGGCGCCACCATCTTCTCGCTGGCCGGCTTCGTCAACGCGGTGTACGCGAAGAAGTTCGACGACATCGCGCTGGTGCCGACCTTCATCCTCACCCCGCTGACCTACCTGGGCGGCGTGTTCTATTCGATCAACATGCTGGGTGAGCCGTGGCAGGCGATCTCACGCGCCAACCCGATCCTGTACATGGTCAACGCGTTCCGCTACGGCGTGCTCGGCATCAGCGACGTACACGTGGGCTGGGCCTTCGTGGTGATGCTCGGCTTCGTGGCGGCGCTGTCGGTCGTGGCGCTGCAGCTGCTCAAGCGCGGCGTCGGCCTGCGCTCGTAA
- a CDS encoding pseudouridine synthase, giving the protein MRVNKYISEAGLCSRREADEWLAAGRVSINGEVVGTGAKALEGDEVRVDGEVVKARLLAATPAAKKAIYIALNKPVGITCTTDQSVSGNIVDFVDHPQRIFPIGRLDKDSEGLILLTSNGDIVNEILRAENHHEKEYLVGVNKAVTDEFLAGMARGVRVHGQMTKSCRTRRIAKFGFSIVLTQGLNRQIRLMAAAFGYRVTQLRRVRIDNVKLGHLKPGQWRNLTEAELKGLLPGRTQW; this is encoded by the coding sequence ATGCGCGTCAACAAATACATCAGCGAAGCCGGCCTGTGCTCGCGCCGCGAGGCGGACGAGTGGCTCGCGGCCGGGCGCGTCAGCATCAACGGTGAAGTGGTCGGCACCGGGGCCAAGGCGCTGGAAGGCGACGAGGTGCGGGTGGACGGCGAAGTCGTCAAGGCGCGCCTGCTGGCCGCCACGCCGGCGGCGAAGAAAGCCATCTACATCGCGCTGAACAAGCCGGTCGGCATCACCTGCACCACCGACCAGAGCGTGTCCGGCAACATCGTGGATTTCGTCGACCATCCGCAGCGGATCTTCCCGATCGGGCGGCTGGACAAGGATTCCGAAGGGCTGATCCTGCTCACCAGCAACGGCGACATCGTCAACGAGATCCTGCGCGCGGAAAACCACCACGAGAAGGAATACCTGGTCGGCGTAAACAAGGCGGTCACCGACGAGTTCCTGGCCGGCATGGCGCGCGGCGTGCGCGTGCACGGGCAGATGACCAAGTCCTGTCGCACCCGTCGCATCGCGAAATTCGGCTTCTCGATCGTGCTGACCCAGGGCCTGAACCGGCAGATCCGGCTGATGGCTGCCGCGTTCGGCTATCGCGTCACGCAGCTGCGCCGTGTGCGCATCGACAACGTGAAGCTCGGCCACCTCAAGCCCGGCCAGTGGCGCAACCTCACCGAAGCCGAGCTGAAGGGCCTGCTGCCCGGCCGCACGCAATGGTGA
- the tsaD gene encoding tRNA (adenosine(37)-N6)-threonylcarbamoyltransferase complex transferase subunit TsaD → METDEFSKPVLGIETSCDETGVALLRWEPDAPGRGLLAHTLYSQIKLHADYGGVVPELASRDHVRKLLPLIREALAQAGLTVQDLGGVAYTAGPGLVGALLVGASAGRALAWALGVPAIGVHHMEGHLLAPLLEADPPEPPFVALLVSGGHSMLVEVKAIGQYTILGDTLDDAAGEAFDKTAKLMGLPYPGGPALARLAQQGTAGVFRFSRPMTDRPGLDFSFSGLKTQVLLAWQKSDQTDQTRADIARAFEEAIVDTLVIKCRRALAATGTQRLVIAGGVGANRHLRSELARVGEKDGFRVYFPRLDFCTDNGAMIALAGAIRLASGQRQDETVQVRPRWDLQTLPAA, encoded by the coding sequence GTGGAAACTGACGAATTTTCAAAGCCCGTGCTGGGCATCGAGACCTCCTGCGACGAGACGGGCGTGGCCCTGCTGCGCTGGGAGCCGGACGCGCCGGGCCGCGGCCTGCTGGCGCACACCCTGTACAGCCAGATCAAGCTGCACGCCGATTACGGCGGGGTAGTGCCGGAACTGGCTAGTCGCGACCACGTGCGCAAGCTGCTGCCGCTGATCCGTGAGGCGCTGGCCCAGGCCGGGCTGACCGTGCAGGACCTGGGCGGGGTGGCCTATACCGCCGGTCCGGGCCTGGTCGGCGCCTTGCTGGTCGGGGCGTCCGCGGGGCGCGCGCTGGCCTGGGCGCTGGGCGTGCCGGCGATCGGGGTGCACCACATGGAGGGCCACCTGCTGGCGCCATTACTGGAGGCCGATCCACCGGAGCCGCCGTTCGTGGCCCTGCTGGTTTCCGGCGGCCATTCGATGCTGGTCGAGGTCAAGGCGATCGGCCAGTACACCATCCTGGGCGACACCCTGGACGACGCCGCCGGGGAGGCGTTCGACAAGACTGCCAAGCTGATGGGCCTGCCCTATCCCGGCGGTCCGGCGCTGGCCAGGCTGGCCCAGCAGGGTACGGCCGGCGTCTTCCGTTTCTCGCGGCCGATGACCGACCGGCCGGGGCTGGATTTCAGTTTTTCCGGCCTGAAGACCCAGGTGCTGCTGGCCTGGCAGAAGTCCGACCAGACCGACCAGACCCGCGCCGATATCGCCCGCGCGTTCGAGGAGGCGATCGTCGATACGCTGGTCATCAAGTGCCGGCGTGCGCTGGCGGCCACCGGCACGCAGCGGCTGGTGATCGCCGGCGGCGTGGGCGCGAACCGCCACCTGCGCAGCGAGCTGGCCAGGGTCGGCGAAAAGGACGGCTTCCGGGTGTATTTTCCGCGGCTGGACTTCTGCACCGACAACGGCGCGATGATCGCGCTGGCCGGCGCGATCCGCCTGGCCAGCGGTCAGCGGCAGGATGAAACGGTGCAGGTGCGCCCGCGCTGGGATCTGCAGACTTTGCCGGCGGCCTGA
- the rpsU gene encoding 30S ribosomal protein S21 gives MPNVKVRENEPFEIALRRFKRTCEKAGVLAETRKREFYEKPTQERKRKRAAAVKRHLRRLSRDVSRKVRLY, from the coding sequence ATGCCCAACGTAAAAGTTCGCGAGAACGAGCCGTTCGAGATCGCACTGCGTCGTTTCAAGCGTACCTGCGAAAAGGCCGGCGTTCTGGCTGAAACGCGCAAGCGCGAGTTCTACGAAAAGCCGACCCAGGAGCGCAAGCGCAAGCGTGCCGCCGCGGTGAAGCGTCACCTGCGCCGCCTGTCGCGCGACGTCTCGCGCAAGGTCCGCCTGTACTGA
- a CDS encoding GatB/YqeY domain-containing protein, whose translation MTLKQQLTEDMKTAMRGGDKHRLGVIRLMLAAIKQREVDERIELDDVQVLSVLEKMLKQRKDSVSQFDAAGRDDLSAIERAEMVVIETYLPSKLSDAEIDALVAAAIADTGASSPRDMGKVVAAVKEKAAGRADMGVVSGKIKARLAG comes from the coding sequence ATGACGCTCAAGCAGCAGCTCACCGAAGACATGAAGACCGCCATGCGCGGCGGCGACAAGCACCGGCTGGGCGTGATCCGGCTGATGCTGGCGGCGATCAAGCAGCGCGAGGTGGACGAGCGCATCGAGCTGGACGACGTGCAGGTGCTCAGCGTGCTGGAGAAGATGCTGAAGCAGCGCAAGGATTCGGTCAGCCAGTTCGACGCTGCGGGCCGCGACGACCTCTCGGCGATCGAGCGCGCCGAGATGGTGGTGATCGAAACCTACCTGCCGAGCAAGCTCAGCGACGCCGAGATCGACGCGCTGGTCGCCGCCGCGATCGCCGACACCGGCGCCAGCTCGCCGCGCGACATGGGCAAGGTGGTGGCCGCAGTGAAGGAAAAAGCCGCCGGCCGTGCCGACATGGGCGTGGTCTCGGGCAAGATCAAGGCGCGCCTGGCCGGCTGA
- the dnaG gene encoding DNA primase: protein MRGLIPDSFIDELLARVDIVDVIERRVPLKKAGREWTACCPFHNERTPSFYVSPAKQFFHCFGCGAHGSAVKFLMDYERLEFPDAVEELAQTVGLTVPREGGREERPREDKTDLYALLDAAAAWYEGELPRSADAQAYCRKRGLDAETIQRFRLGWAPAGYDGVIKALGNTPRRMELLNEAGMVASSERGSKYDRFRERLMFPILDRRGRVIAFGGRVLSAEQSPKYLNSPETPLFHKGRELFALWQVKQANANLARIVVVEGYMDVIALHQAGLPIAVATLGTATTPEHTEVLFRAAPDVVFCFDGDRAGRAAAWKALESALPRLRDGRQAYFLFLPDGEDPDSLVRKEGKAGFEQRIKEAMPLSDYFFNELSHDVDMASLDGRARLAERARPLIAKLPDGAFRDLMAQELEKRSGARAMLQADPAVRRAVQRPTAVQRSLVRSAISLLLAQPGMADQVERPYRFLRLDKPGVELLAELLDLARARPGINSAMLVEHFAERAEYPSLQKLMAALAVGEPEAQRGEFFDALARMEDQAVTQRRDALTAKSRESTLDSAEKAELRELLAARVRPPVTPA, encoded by the coding sequence ATGCGCGGCCTGATTCCCGACAGCTTCATCGACGAACTGCTTGCCCGCGTCGACATCGTCGACGTGATCGAGCGGCGCGTGCCGTTGAAGAAGGCCGGGCGCGAGTGGACCGCCTGCTGCCCGTTCCACAACGAGCGCACGCCCTCGTTCTACGTCAGCCCCGCGAAGCAGTTCTTCCACTGCTTCGGCTGCGGCGCGCACGGCAGCGCGGTGAAGTTCCTGATGGACTACGAGCGGCTGGAGTTTCCCGACGCGGTGGAGGAACTGGCGCAGACAGTGGGCCTGACCGTGCCGCGCGAGGGTGGCCGCGAGGAGCGCCCACGCGAGGACAAGACCGATCTGTACGCCCTGCTGGATGCCGCCGCGGCCTGGTACGAAGGCGAGCTGCCGCGCAGTGCCGACGCCCAGGCCTACTGCAGGAAACGCGGCCTCGACGCGGAGACGATCCAGCGCTTCCGCCTCGGCTGGGCCCCGGCCGGCTACGACGGCGTGATCAAGGCGCTGGGCAACACGCCACGGCGGATGGAGCTGCTGAACGAGGCCGGCATGGTCGCCTCCAGCGAGCGCGGCAGCAAGTACGATCGCTTCCGCGAGCGGCTGATGTTCCCGATCCTCGACCGCCGCGGTCGGGTGATTGCGTTTGGCGGAAGAGTGCTCAGCGCCGAGCAATCCCCCAAGTACCTCAATTCCCCCGAGACCCCGCTGTTCCACAAGGGCCGCGAGCTGTTCGCGCTGTGGCAGGTGAAGCAGGCCAACGCGAACCTGGCACGGATCGTGGTGGTCGAGGGTTACATGGACGTGATCGCGCTGCACCAGGCGGGCCTGCCGATCGCGGTGGCCACGCTGGGCACGGCGACCACGCCGGAGCACACCGAGGTGCTGTTCCGCGCCGCGCCGGACGTGGTGTTCTGCTTCGACGGCGACCGTGCCGGCCGCGCCGCGGCGTGGAAGGCGCTGGAATCCGCACTGCCGCGGCTGCGCGACGGCCGCCAGGCGTACTTCCTGTTCCTGCCCGACGGCGAGGACCCGGACTCGCTGGTGCGCAAGGAAGGCAAGGCCGGCTTCGAGCAGCGCATCAAGGAAGCGATGCCGCTGTCGGACTACTTCTTCAACGAGCTGTCGCACGACGTCGACATGGCCAGCCTCGACGGCCGCGCCCGGCTGGCCGAGCGCGCCCGCCCGCTGATCGCGAAACTGCCCGACGGCGCGTTCCGCGACCTGATGGCGCAGGAGCTGGAGAAACGCAGCGGCGCACGCGCGATGCTGCAGGCCGATCCGGCCGTGCGCCGCGCCGTGCAGCGGCCGACGGCGGTACAGCGCAGCCTGGTGCGCAGCGCGATCTCGCTGCTGCTGGCGCAGCCGGGTATGGCCGACCAGGTGGAGCGGCCGTACCGCTTCCTGCGCCTGGACAAGCCCGGCGTGGAACTGCTGGCCGAACTGCTGGACCTCGCCCGCGCGCGTCCCGGCATCAATTCGGCGATGCTGGTGGAGCACTTCGCCGAGCGGGCGGAGTATCCCTCGCTGCAGAAACTGATGGCGGCGCTGGCGGTGGGTGAGCCCGAGGCGCAGCGCGGCGAATTCTTCGACGCGCTGGCGCGGATGGAAGACCAGGCCGTCACCCAGCGCCGCGACGCACTCACTGCGAAAAGCCGCGAGAGCACGCTGGACTCCGCCGAGAAGGCGGAGTTGCGCGAGCTGCTGGCCGCCCGGGTGCGGCCGCCGGTCACCCCGGCCTGA
- a CDS encoding DedA family protein encodes MDLLQQLVTIFAENGYVAVFIALMICGAGLPLPEDITLVAGGVIAGLGYANVHAMVALAMSGVLLGDSAIFLLGHHYGARILQWRFVARVLTPSRYAKVQEKFDQYGNRMLFFARFLPGMRTTVYLTAGTTHRVSFLRFLLIDTLAALISVPFWVYLGYFGADNHEWLVKWMHRGQSSLWVLVGILALVLLVLWWKHRRRTRCGLD; translated from the coding sequence ATGGATCTGCTGCAGCAACTGGTGACGATCTTCGCCGAGAACGGCTACGTGGCCGTGTTCATCGCGCTGATGATCTGCGGTGCGGGCTTGCCGCTGCCGGAAGACATCACTCTGGTCGCCGGCGGCGTGATCGCCGGGCTCGGCTACGCCAACGTGCATGCGATGGTCGCGCTGGCGATGTCCGGCGTGCTGCTGGGCGACTCGGCGATCTTCCTGCTCGGCCACCACTACGGCGCGCGCATCCTGCAGTGGCGCTTCGTGGCGCGCGTGCTGACGCCCTCGCGCTACGCCAAGGTGCAGGAGAAGTTCGACCAGTACGGCAACCGCATGCTGTTCTTCGCGCGCTTCCTGCCCGGCATGCGCACCACCGTCTACCTCACCGCCGGCACCACCCACCGGGTGTCGTTCCTGCGCTTCCTGCTGATCGACACGCTGGCCGCGCTGATCAGCGTGCCGTTCTGGGTCTACCTCGGCTACTTCGGCGCCGACAACCACGAATGGCTGGTGAAGTGGATGCACCGTGGGCAGAGCAGCCTGTGGGTGCTGGTCGGCATCCTCGCGCTGGTCCTGCTGGTGCTGTGGTGGAAGCACCGACGCCGCACGCGCTGCGGGCTGGACTGA
- a CDS encoding bile acid:sodium symporter family protein encodes MSSRRAGPDNFTLALLATVALASLLPCRGGTARAFDVITDAAIALLFFLHGAKLPRAAIVQGLTHWRLHLTVFASTFALFPLLGLALQPLGHALLTPQLYLGVLFVCTLPSTVQSSIAFTSIAGGNVSAAVVSASMSNLLGIVLTPLLVGLLLASHGGGASWHGVLDIILQLLLPFALGHAARRWIGGFVDRHRALLGYTDQGTILLVVYTAFSAAVVGGLWRDTPLSALLATLAMCALLLALVMPTLTWTARRLGFSREDEITIVFCGSKKSMASGIPMAKILFAGQLGGLGALVLPLMIFHQLQLMVCAVVARRYAMQGHHRVVEDSREAD; translated from the coding sequence ATGTCGTCGCGTCGCGCCGGTCCGGACAACTTCACCCTCGCCCTGCTCGCCACCGTGGCGCTGGCCTCGCTGCTGCCGTGCCGCGGCGGGACCGCGCGGGCGTTCGACGTGATCACCGACGCGGCGATCGCACTGCTGTTCTTCCTGCACGGCGCCAAGCTGCCGCGGGCCGCAATCGTGCAGGGGCTCACTCACTGGCGGCTGCACCTGACCGTGTTCGCCAGCACCTTCGCGCTGTTCCCGCTGCTGGGACTGGCGTTGCAGCCGCTCGGGCACGCGCTGCTGACGCCGCAGCTCTACCTCGGCGTGCTGTTCGTGTGCACGCTGCCGTCCACCGTGCAATCGTCGATCGCGTTCACCTCGATCGCCGGCGGCAACGTCTCCGCCGCGGTGGTCAGCGCCTCGATGTCGAACCTGCTCGGCATCGTGCTGACCCCGCTGCTGGTCGGCCTGCTGCTGGCCAGCCACGGCGGCGGCGCCTCCTGGCACGGCGTGCTGGACATCATACTGCAACTGCTGCTGCCGTTTGCGCTCGGGCATGCCGCGCGACGCTGGATCGGCGGCTTCGTCGACCGCCACAGGGCGCTGCTCGGCTATACCGACCAGGGCACCATCCTGCTGGTGGTCTACACCGCGTTTAGCGCCGCCGTGGTCGGCGGCTTGTGGCGCGATACGCCGCTCTCCGCCCTGCTCGCCACCCTGGCGATGTGTGCATTGCTGTTGGCGCTGGTGATGCCCACGCTGACCTGGACCGCGCGCCGGCTTGGCTTTTCGCGCGAGGACGAGATCACCATCGTGTTCTGCGGTTCCAAGAAGAGCATGGCCAGCGGCATCCCGATGGCGAAGATCCTGTTCGCCGGCCAGCTCGGCGGCCTCGGCGCGCTGGTGCTGCCGCTGATGATCTTCCACCAGCTGCAGTTGATGGTGTGCGCGGTGGTGGCACGGCGCTACGCCATGCAGGGCCACCACCGCGTCGTCGAGGACAGCCGCGAGGCCGACTGA
- the mgtA gene encoding magnesium-translocating P-type ATPase: MIKQSIQGALSRTAEKGASAPLHVAVAQEAFRDNEALLAALDSTPAGLDEAQITERLHRDGANEVSHEKPPHWSLQLLRAFKNPFIIVLLVLAGVQLFADDSDLTGPIIIAAMVGISVVLTFTQEYRSSRAAEELKAMVRNTAAVTRQASDGHSEQIEVPVGELVAGDIVHLGAGDMVPADLRLLTAKDLFISQAILTGESLPVEKVAPIHAHGVESVGNPLDLPTVCYMGTNVISGTASAVVVATGTRSYLGSLAHSMSGQRVQTSFDRGVNSVSWLLIRFMAVMVPVVLGIQWYKQGFWEAFLFALSVAVGLTPEMLPLIVTANLAKGAMAMSKRKVVVKRLNAIQNFGAMDVLCTDKTGTLTLDKIVLERHLDLDGEESDEALEYGYLNSRFQTGLKNLMDKAVLEHRDLEPTAARYRVVDEIPFDFQRRRMSVVVANGGSEHLLICKGAVEEMLAICAFAQVGGRVEAMTDERRREIKAMTHRLNEDGLRVLVVAVRREPAAERAWSVADENGLTAVGCLAFLDPPKDSAATAINALHQHGVEVKVITGDNEAVTRKICREVGLDVTHSVQGRDIESLDEAALDELVKRTTVFAKMSPLQKAAVVRSLQRQGHTVGFLGDGINDASALHDADVGISVDTATDIAKESADIILLEKNLMVLEEGVLEGRITFGNIIKYIKMTASSNFGNVLSMLIASVFLPFVPLLPLQILVLNLLYDISQLSIPFDRMDEEYLRVPRKWDASDIGRFMLLVGPSSSVFDITTFALLWFVFGANTPAHQSLFQSGWFIESLLTQTLVVHMIRTRRIPFLQSSAAAPVLGLTTAIIAIGMLIPYTGLGHKLGMLEMPPVYYAWLAATVLAYCALTQLVKVIYIRRYGRWL, from the coding sequence ATGATCAAGCAATCCATCCAGGGCGCCCTCTCAAGGACGGCCGAGAAGGGCGCGTCGGCGCCCTTGCACGTGGCGGTGGCGCAGGAGGCGTTCCGCGACAACGAGGCGCTGCTGGCCGCGCTGGATAGCACGCCGGCCGGCCTCGACGAGGCGCAGATCACCGAGCGGCTGCATCGCGACGGTGCCAACGAGGTTTCGCACGAGAAGCCGCCGCACTGGTCGCTGCAGCTGCTGCGCGCGTTCAAGAATCCTTTCATCATCGTGCTGCTGGTGCTGGCCGGCGTGCAGTTGTTCGCCGACGACAGCGACCTCACTGGGCCGATCATCATCGCGGCGATGGTGGGTATCAGCGTGGTGCTGACCTTCACCCAGGAGTACCGCTCCTCGCGCGCGGCCGAGGAGCTGAAGGCGATGGTGCGCAACACTGCCGCGGTGACGCGGCAGGCCTCCGACGGCCACAGCGAGCAGATCGAGGTGCCGGTGGGCGAGCTGGTGGCGGGCGACATCGTGCATCTGGGTGCGGGCGACATGGTGCCCGCCGACCTGCGCCTGCTCACGGCGAAGGACCTTTTCATCAGCCAGGCGATCCTCACCGGTGAATCGCTGCCAGTGGAGAAGGTGGCGCCGATCCATGCGCACGGCGTCGAATCGGTCGGCAATCCGCTGGATCTGCCCACCGTCTGCTACATGGGCACCAACGTGATCTCCGGCACCGCCAGCGCGGTGGTGGTGGCCACCGGTACGCGCAGTTACCTCGGCTCGCTGGCGCACAGCATGAGCGGCCAGCGCGTGCAGACCAGTTTCGACCGCGGCGTGAACTCGGTGAGCTGGCTGCTGATCCGCTTCATGGCGGTGATGGTGCCGGTGGTGCTGGGCATCCAGTGGTACAAGCAGGGTTTCTGGGAGGCGTTCCTGTTCGCGCTGTCGGTGGCGGTGGGCCTCACCCCGGAGATGCTGCCGCTGATCGTCACCGCGAACCTCGCCAAGGGCGCGATGGCGATGTCCAAGCGCAAGGTGGTGGTGAAGCGGCTCAACGCGATCCAGAACTTCGGCGCGATGGACGTGCTGTGCACCGACAAGACCGGCACGCTGACGCTGGACAAGATCGTGCTGGAGCGCCACCTCGACCTCGACGGCGAGGAGAGCGACGAGGCGTTGGAGTATGGCTACCTCAACAGCCGCTTCCAGACCGGCCTGAAGAACCTGATGGACAAGGCGGTGCTGGAGCACCGCGACCTGGAGCCGACCGCGGCGCGCTACCGCGTGGTGGACGAGATCCCGTTCGATTTCCAGCGCCGGCGCATGTCGGTCGTCGTGGCGAACGGCGGCAGCGAGCACCTGCTGATCTGCAAGGGCGCGGTCGAGGAGATGCTGGCGATCTGCGCATTCGCGCAGGTGGGTGGCAGGGTGGAGGCCATGACCGACGAGCGCCGCCGCGAGATCAAGGCGATGACGCACCGGCTCAACGAGGACGGCCTGCGCGTGCTGGTGGTGGCGGTGCGCCGCGAACCGGCGGCCGAGCGCGCCTGGAGCGTGGCCGACGAGAACGGGCTCACCGCGGTTGGTTGTCTCGCCTTCCTCGATCCGCCGAAGGACTCGGCCGCCACCGCGATCAACGCCCTGCACCAGCACGGAGTCGAGGTGAAGGTCATCACCGGCGACAACGAGGCGGTGACGCGCAAGATCTGCCGCGAGGTGGGGCTGGACGTCACCCACTCGGTGCAGGGCCGCGACATCGAATCGCTGGACGAGGCGGCGCTGGACGAACTGGTGAAGCGCACCACGGTGTTCGCCAAGATGTCGCCGCTGCAGAAGGCCGCGGTGGTGCGCTCGCTGCAGCGCCAGGGCCATACCGTGGGGTTCCTCGGCGACGGCATCAACGACGCGTCGGCGCTGCACGATGCCGATGTTGGCATCTCGGTGGACACCGCCACCGACATCGCCAAGGAGTCGGCCGACATCATCCTGCTGGAGAAGAACCTGATGGTGCTGGAGGAGGGCGTGCTGGAAGGCCGCATCACCTTCGGCAACATCATCAAGTACATCAAGATGACTGCCAGCTCGAACTTCGGCAACGTGCTGAGCATGCTGATTGCCAGCGTGTTCCTGCCATTCGTGCCGCTGTTGCCGCTGCAGATCCTGGTGCTGAACCTGCTGTACGACATCTCGCAGCTGTCGATCCCGTTCGACCGCATGGACGAGGAGTACCTGCGCGTGCCGCGAAAATGGGACGCCAGCGACATCGGCCGCTTCATGCTGCTGGTGGGGCCGTCCAGTTCGGTGTTCGACATCACCACCTTCGCGCTGTTGTGGTTCGTGTTCGGCGCGAACACGCCGGCGCACCAGTCGCTGTTCCAGTCCGGCTGGTTCATCGAGAGCCTGCTCACCCAGACCCTGGTGGTGCACATGATCCGCACGCGCCGCATCCCGTTCCTGCAGAGCAGCGCGGCCGCGCCGGTGCTGGGGCTGACCACCGCGATCATCGCGATCGGCATGCTGATCCCGTATACCGGGCTGGGCCACAAGCTCGGCATGCTGGAAATGCCGCCGGTGTACTACGCATGGCTGGCGGCCACCGTGCTGGCCTATTGCGCGCTGACCCAGCTGGTGAAGGTGATCTACATCCGCCGATACGGGCGCTGGCTGTAG
- the cyoE gene encoding heme o synthase, which translates to MSVFHEYLLLTKPRIVALLVFCAVIGMFLAVPGMPPWRALVFGTLGIWLASSSAAAFNQLIDQRIDKVMVRTAHRPLATGHLNPRQVFVFALLLGIASMLVLVLLVNTLTAVLTFAGLIGYAVIYTAFLKRASPQNIVIGGLAGAIPPVLGWTAVTGSLHPYALQLCLIIFVWTPPHFWALAIFRRDDYSRAQVPMLPVTHGVVFTRWHILFYTVLLVLVTLLPAMTGMSGLVYLGGAAVLGGAFLYYAVRLLNPPDELYAMKVFSYSIVYLMALFAFLLVDHWLVSPLLQAVPSAVLG; encoded by the coding sequence ATGAGCGTTTTCCACGAGTACCTGTTGTTGACCAAGCCGCGCATCGTTGCGCTGCTGGTGTTCTGCGCGGTGATCGGCATGTTCCTTGCCGTGCCCGGCATGCCGCCGTGGCGCGCGCTGGTGTTCGGCACGCTGGGCATTTGGCTGGCCTCGTCCTCGGCTGCCGCATTCAACCAGTTGATCGACCAGCGCATCGACAAGGTGATGGTGCGCACGGCGCACCGGCCGCTGGCCACCGGGCACCTCAATCCGCGCCAGGTGTTCGTGTTCGCGCTGCTGCTGGGCATCGCCTCGATGCTGGTGCTGGTGCTGCTGGTAAACACGCTGACCGCGGTGCTGACCTTTGCCGGGCTGATCGGCTATGCGGTGATCTACACCGCGTTCCTCAAGCGCGCCTCGCCGCAGAACATCGTGATCGGCGGCCTCGCAGGAGCGATTCCGCCGGTGCTGGGCTGGACTGCGGTCACCGGTTCGCTGCACCCGTACGCGCTGCAGCTGTGCCTGATCATCTTCGTGTGGACGCCGCCGCATTTCTGGGCGCTGGCGATCTTCCGCCGCGACGACTACTCGCGCGCGCAGGTGCCGATGCTGCCGGTGACCCACGGCGTGGTGTTCACCCGCTGGCACATCCTGTTCTACACCGTGCTGCTGGTGCTGGTGACCCTGCTGCCGGCAATGACCGGGATGAGCGGGCTGGTCTACCTGGGCGGCGCCGCGGTGCTGGGCGGGGCGTTCCTGTATTACGCGGTGCGCCTGTTGAATCCGCCGGACGAGCTGTACGCGATGAAGGTGTTCAGCTACTCCATCGTCTACCTGATGGCGCTGTTCGCGTTCCTGCTGGTCGACCACTGGCTGGTATCGCCGCTGCTGCAGGCGGTCCCATCGGCGGTGCTGGGCTGA